DNA from Rubripirellula lacrimiformis:
TCGCCGCATGATCGCGGCGAGGTAGGTCCGGCCGAAGTCTTGACGGATTTCGCGACCGGATTTGGACCGCCCATCGGCCGAAAGTCTTGGCGACTTGCGCTACGTTTTCGGCCGATTGGATTCCCCCCATTGTTCGCTCGGGGGGCGTGCGTTACGAGGATGGCGACAGTTCTTTTCGCTTCTCGGCGATCAAAGCCAGCAGAGCACGCTGTGGCTTGACGAACTTGTCGACGCCTTCGGTCATCAAGGCCTTGTGCATGTCGTCCAGGTCCAACTTCGAATCGATTTCGTCTTGAACACTTTGCGGCGGCATCTGGTCGACCGTACGGGTGAACTCGATCCCGCTGTCGGCAACCGCTTGGTTGGTTTCCGGCGGATTGGTTTGGATATCGCTGCCGGCCAGTGCCTGCACGTACTTGTACGGCGGGTCGTTCGGGTTCTTGGTACCGGTGCTGGCGAAGATCAGTTCCTGGGATAGCGGCAGATTCTTGTCAGCCCAGAAATTTTGGTTGTCCTGCCAAACTCGTTTTGCATTCAAGATGCCGACCATTCCCTGGGCATCGTCGGACAGATCGGGAAGTTGCTGTTGGGTGTAAACATCGATCCGCGAGATGAAGATGCTGTAGACCGATTTGAATTGGTCGCGATTGGCAAGTTGCTTGGCCCCGGCCCAAACGGCGTCGCGTGCTGCGCGGTACTGATCCAAAGTAAAGATCAGGGTCACGTTCAAGGTCACGCCGGCGGCGGCCAATGGCGTCAGTGCTTGCAGCCCGGCTGACGTGGCTGGCACTTTGATCATTCGGTTGGTGTGCCCGGCGGCCCACTTCTTTCCAAGTTCAACGTACTTCGCGACCACATCGCTTTCGTCGAGGCCCAAGCTAGGATCTTCCAGCAACGGGTCCAATTCGAAACTGACCCAGCCAGCGTCCCCATTGGATTGCTCGCGAATCGCAGCAAACTTGGACTGGGCATCTTGGACCAACGAATCGGTGATCGCCCAAGCAATCGCGTCGTCGTCATGGCCTTCGCCCAACAGGGATTCGATCTGAGCGTCAAATCCGCCTGCCTTCACGATTCCAGAGATGATCGCCGGGTTGCTGGTGGCCCCAACGGCGCCCCAGGCAAGATTCTGGTCCACTTCGGCTGGTTCGACGGAATCGAGATACAGCTTGGTTCCGGTATCGATCAATGATTGGATGGAGTTGGCCAACGTTTTAGTTCCGTAGTGACGAGGGTGTTGGGGGACTTTCAGCTGACAGTCTATCGGCTCTCGCAAGGCTCACCCACCAGTGCAGAGGGGGACAAAGGCCACGCTGGGGCATCTGGTCGCACCGAGTCATCTCGTCGCACCAGCCCATCTGGACGATCTCGGCCTGGGCAATATCCGCTGCGGCGATCACAATAAGTCGAGCCCAGCAATGAAGTTGGGTACATTGATGGGGACCTGACCCTGGTTGCGGAAAACGGCGGACGATCC
Protein-coding regions in this window:
- a CDS encoding transaldolase family protein, yielding MANSIQSLIDTGTKLYLDSVEPAEVDQNLAWGAVGATSNPAIISGIVKAGGFDAQIESLLGEGHDDDAIAWAITDSLVQDAQSKFAAIREQSNGDAGWVSFELDPLLEDPSLGLDESDVVAKYVELGKKWAAGHTNRMIKVPATSAGLQALTPLAAAGVTLNVTLIFTLDQYRAARDAVWAGAKQLANRDQFKSVYSIFISRIDVYTQQQLPDLSDDAQGMVGILNAKRVWQDNQNFWADKNLPLSQELIFASTGTKNPNDPPYKYVQALAGSDIQTNPPETNQAVADSGIEFTRTVDQMPPQSVQDEIDSKLDLDDMHKALMTEGVDKFVKPQRALLALIAEKRKELSPSS